In Desulfobulbus oralis, one DNA window encodes the following:
- a CDS encoding efflux RND transporter periplasmic adaptor subunit: MSQGPDRAQARPPAQEDGAAKSAGPAEGLVRLIALERQARRCESRQELAFTMVNWTHRLIPYYQALFFRRGGGGNGASPVLEAVSAVATVDGNTPFALWARDFCRSILQRYPEVKLQQIDPGRLDKATVAGWQQWWPAQVLLCPLRGRNQALLGLLLLAREEPFLPQELSLLEVLSDAYGHALAAFQSEARRGLPALSTKKRRTVGLTVAATLLALLLLVRIPESVLAPAEIVPRDPLIVSSPVRGQIRDIDVQPYQMVRRGQLLFHLDDTEMVNQLALAQKNLQVVQAEYLRAEQKAFSDPLSKADLEVLRVQAEEKALIVDYTRQELERQKISAAQDGMALFSDRNDWIGRPVAIGEKVMTLADPTRAEIRIMMPVDDAIALEPGAAVRLFLRTDPLNPVAATISRTSFKAEEQPGGGLSFVLKATFDGPEQERRIGLQGTAKVYGGRVSLFYYIFRKPLSVIRREVGL; encoded by the coding sequence ATGAGCCAGGGGCCGGACAGAGCGCAGGCCAGACCGCCCGCGCAGGAGGACGGCGCGGCCAAGTCCGCGGGCCCTGCGGAAGGGCTGGTCCGTCTGATCGCCCTGGAGCGTCAGGCCCGCCGCTGTGAAAGCCGGCAGGAGCTGGCCTTCACCATGGTGAACTGGACGCATCGCCTCATTCCCTACTACCAGGCCCTGTTTTTTCGCAGGGGCGGCGGGGGCAATGGGGCCAGCCCCGTGCTGGAGGCGGTGTCCGCCGTGGCCACGGTGGACGGCAACACGCCCTTTGCCCTGTGGGCAAGAGACTTCTGCCGGAGCATCCTGCAAAGGTATCCGGAGGTGAAACTGCAGCAGATCGATCCCGGGCGGCTGGACAAGGCCACCGTTGCGGGCTGGCAGCAGTGGTGGCCGGCGCAGGTGCTGCTCTGCCCGCTCAGGGGGCGGAATCAGGCCCTGCTGGGGCTGCTCCTGCTGGCGAGAGAAGAGCCCTTTCTGCCGCAGGAACTCTCCCTGCTGGAGGTGCTGAGCGACGCCTACGGCCATGCCCTGGCCGCCTTCCAGAGCGAGGCCAGGCGAGGTTTGCCGGCCCTGTCCACAAAAAAACGGCGGACTGTCGGCCTGACGGTGGCCGCCACCCTGCTGGCCCTGCTCCTGCTTGTTCGCATTCCGGAAAGCGTGCTGGCTCCGGCGGAAATCGTGCCCAGGGACCCCCTGATCGTCAGCTCTCCGGTCAGGGGCCAGATCCGGGACATCGACGTGCAGCCCTACCAGATGGTGCGGCGGGGGCAGTTGCTCTTTCATCTGGACGACACGGAAATGGTCAACCAGTTGGCCCTGGCGCAGAAGAACCTGCAGGTGGTGCAGGCGGAATACCTGCGCGCCGAACAGAAGGCCTTTTCCGATCCGCTCAGCAAGGCGGATCTCGAAGTGCTGCGGGTGCAGGCCGAGGAGAAGGCCCTGATCGTCGATTACACCCGGCAGGAACTGGAGCGGCAGAAGATCAGCGCGGCCCAGGACGGGATGGCGCTGTTCAGCGACCGTAACGACTGGATCGGCCGCCCGGTGGCCATCGGCGAAAAGGTGATGACCCTGGCCGACCCGACCAGGGCGGAAATCCGGATCATGATGCCGGTGGACGACGCCATCGCCCTGGAACCGGGCGCTGCGGTCAGGCTCTTTCTGCGCACCGACCCGCTCAACCCTGTGGCCGCCACCATCAGCCGCACCAGTTTCAAGGCCGAGGAGCAGCCGGGCGGCGGTCTGAGCTTTGTGCTGAAGGCCACCTTCGACGGGCCGGAACAGGAGCGGCGCATCGGCCTGCAGGGCACGGCCAAGGTCTACGGCGGCAGGGTCTCGCTGTTCTACTACATTTTCCGCAAGCCGCTCTCGGTCATCCGGCGTGAGGTGGGACTCTGA
- a CDS encoding HlyD family efflux transporter periplasmic adaptor subunit, which yields MTGLAVQQSCGMAGGGKAPAPAAFFGQLRPDVDLYPGTPQADGSPTWVLHDPVANHFLEIGWLEFEIISRWSLGNSQAIVQSINRETALTVSEADIKRTGLFLESQQVLLDDPQTLLRKSRLAARKKYGSVLRFLVSHYLFFRVPILRPDAFLGNTLWLVRPLFGAGFRCFLGIAALLALFLVLRQWDAFIRTTLEFLSWDSLVYYAAAVFVAKCCHELGHAYCCKHYGLHVPVIGIAFLVFWPFLYTDTGESWKLTSRRQRLHIVAAGMAAEGALAVLSTLAWTILPPGVLRNTAFFLATTSWIMTLAVNISPFMRWDGYYLLSDLTGIKNLQPRSMALARWRLRELIFGFGDPPPEEVRPGVRRFMILYALGVWLYRLMIFTGIALMVYHFFIKVLGIVLGTIELLCFIWLPIQKELLLWYRKRREMHWNRHSIVSLALLTLLALLFFLPWRSYQLLPAVLRPAEFTELYPPFAARIEKVHVHPPARVHKGEPLFDLASPELDFNIRQAATEIKLAGALLQRANTDVDLLREQREVAIEQNVKAQQLYRGFREKAAMLHITAPFDGVVVAVADELRPGLWVDEGQSLGMIANTEGPALVFAYTDAEGLPALSEGAAGFFYAEHLGGERLPVSVIHISRVNTALLGEPLLASVHGGPIAVEEAGHPGQYRPRDSIFLVVFAVAEKGRPLRAIQRGHVRVASEPRSYALRMWRNLHSLLIRESGF from the coding sequence ATGACCGGGCTGGCGGTGCAACAGAGCTGCGGCATGGCCGGCGGCGGGAAAGCGCCCGCGCCCGCGGCCTTTTTCGGGCAACTGCGGCCGGATGTGGATCTCTACCCCGGCACGCCCCAGGCGGACGGTTCGCCCACCTGGGTGCTGCACGATCCGGTGGCCAACCATTTTCTCGAAATCGGCTGGCTGGAATTCGAGATCATCAGCCGCTGGAGCCTGGGCAACAGCCAGGCCATTGTCCAGAGCATCAACCGCGAGACCGCCCTGACGGTCAGCGAGGCAGACATCAAACGAACCGGCCTCTTTCTGGAGTCACAGCAGGTCCTGCTGGACGATCCGCAAACGCTCCTGCGCAAAAGCCGGCTGGCCGCCCGGAAAAAATACGGCAGCGTGCTCAGGTTTCTGGTGTCCCACTACCTCTTCTTCCGCGTCCCCATCCTGCGACCGGATGCCTTTCTCGGCAACACCCTGTGGCTGGTGCGACCGCTGTTCGGCGCGGGCTTCCGCTGCTTCCTGGGGATCGCGGCCCTGCTCGCGCTCTTCCTCGTACTGCGGCAGTGGGACGCCTTCATCCGCACCACCCTGGAGTTTCTCAGCTGGGATTCGCTCGTCTACTACGCTGCCGCCGTCTTTGTGGCCAAGTGCTGCCACGAACTCGGCCATGCCTACTGCTGCAAACACTACGGCCTGCACGTGCCGGTCATCGGCATCGCCTTTCTGGTGTTCTGGCCTTTTCTCTACACCGATACCGGCGAAAGCTGGAAACTCACCTCCAGAAGGCAGCGGCTGCATATCGTGGCCGCCGGCATGGCGGCGGAAGGCGCGCTGGCCGTGCTCAGCACCCTGGCCTGGACCATCCTGCCGCCGGGCGTCCTGCGCAACACCGCCTTTTTTCTCGCCACCACCTCCTGGATCATGACCCTGGCGGTCAACATCAGCCCCTTCATGCGCTGGGACGGCTACTACCTGCTCTCCGACCTCACAGGCATCAAGAACCTGCAACCCCGGTCCATGGCCCTGGCCAGGTGGCGGCTGCGCGAACTGATCTTCGGCTTCGGCGATCCGCCGCCGGAAGAGGTCCGGCCCGGTGTCCGGCGTTTCATGATTCTCTATGCCCTGGGCGTCTGGCTCTATCGCCTGATGATTTTTACCGGCATCGCCCTGATGGTCTACCACTTCTTCATCAAGGTGCTGGGCATTGTCTTGGGCACAATCGAACTGCTCTGCTTCATCTGGCTGCCCATTCAGAAGGAACTGCTGCTCTGGTACAGGAAGCGCAGGGAAATGCACTGGAACCGGCACAGCATCGTCAGCCTCGCCCTGCTGACGCTCCTGGCCCTGCTCTTCTTCCTGCCCTGGCGCAGCTACCAACTGCTGCCGGCCGTCCTCCGGCCTGCGGAATTCACCGAACTCTATCCGCCCTTTGCCGCCAGGATCGAAAAGGTGCATGTGCACCCTCCGGCCAGGGTGCACAAGGGCGAGCCGCTCTTTGATCTGGCCTCGCCCGAACTCGACTTCAACATCAGACAGGCGGCGACCGAGATCAAGCTGGCCGGAGCGCTGCTGCAGCGGGCCAATACCGACGTCGATCTCCTGCGGGAGCAGCGGGAAGTGGCCATCGAGCAGAATGTCAAGGCCCAGCAGCTCTACCGGGGCTTCCGGGAAAAGGCGGCCATGCTCCATATCACCGCGCCCTTCGACGGCGTGGTGGTGGCCGTTGCCGACGAACTCAGGCCGGGCCTGTGGGTCGACGAGGGACAGAGCCTGGGCATGATCGCCAATACAGAGGGGCCTGCTTTGGTCTTTGCCTATACGGATGCGGAGGGACTGCCGGCCCTGAGCGAGGGGGCGGCGGGATTCTTTTACGCGGAACACCTGGGGGGTGAGCGCCTGCCGGTCTCGGTCATCCACATCAGCCGGGTCAATACGGCCCTGCTGGGCGAGCCGCTTCTGGCCTCGGTGCACGGCGGGCCGATCGCCGTTGAAGAGGCTGGGCATCCAGGGCAGTACCGGCCCAGGGATTCAATTTTTCTGGTCGTCTTTGCGGTTGCAGAGAAGGGCCGGCCCCTGCGCGCCATCCAGCGGGGCCACGTGCGGGTGGCCAGCGAGCCGCGCAGCTACGCCCTGCGCATGTGGCGCAACCTGCACTCCCTGCTCATCCGGGAATCGGGCTTTTAA
- the tnpA gene encoding IS200/IS605 family transposase, which translates to MDDYAYRKGSHSIYSLKVHIVWITKYRKPVLFGDVAVRLRDLIREICRSMDIDILKGHVSKDHVHLFVSLPPQISVSKLVGRIKGKTSRKLLAENRRLSGQFWGRHLWGRGYFAASSGNVTDDVIMQYIAEQDLEERAHDDDFTLAP; encoded by the coding sequence ATGGATGACTATGCGTATCGCAAAGGCTCGCATTCAATTTATTCCCTCAAGGTCCATATTGTATGGATTACCAAGTATCGCAAACCGGTTCTCTTTGGAGACGTGGCCGTGCGTTTACGGGATCTGATACGAGAAATATGCCGATCCATGGATATAGATATTTTGAAAGGGCACGTCTCCAAAGATCATGTACATCTGTTTGTTTCGCTTCCTCCACAGATTTCTGTGAGTAAATTGGTTGGCCGCATAAAAGGGAAAACCTCACGCAAGCTGCTTGCAGAAAACCGACGTTTGTCCGGGCAATTTTGGGGCCGTCATCTGTGGGGTCGCGGATATTTTGCCGCCAGTTCAGGCAATGTCACAGACGATGTCATCATGCAATATATTGCAGAGCAGGACTTGGAGGAGCGAGCCCACGATGACGATTTTACCCTGGCTCCGTAA
- a CDS encoding tetratricopeptide repeat protein → MNKNTAFVISLLLIFYFSNIENLMCDEIKRPKLMSERLFTDSWCMPYNDSISYGYYYNKYNKHKEVWSKSLNYIGIQGKIYTENVSSAGISFNYNQAIRTFREISIEYGGESPYLKIWAANQNRVFSACSSSSNQYNPPIRPNYKLLPKRAQSDFLYQLGSWHFYIGDYKEALKYYEDLEKMADAPQRPFASYMTIRTLAYMGHIPEAYNKIEKIVSDPSLHLIHYIARDYRFIMMSRFIMMGNSGILFRPYDFNIPRNTVLTHLDWLNQIIHSNLKEIEKTDQMLIEKNNALQQIDTYFPLYDPDSRAVNWWITAGTPKSIKMQAVKTLARKDDFIDWMQAKWAYNIFDVDWLWSLHKKDHPYWQQNRDIVLHALKKWKTTKDGVWLQVAIQRVHPHDMLAQEIMADAKPLLQSPWAEETQEFQSWFLSLWQHVIRIHLARGEAEEISALLKKHWDYFDKKWKQYGVYSIEFKSVLSNIFRWYIYTGKFNEARSFLGDIKKKFPYSFYRWESILALNIEEAESIALSSHKIYHYYSDNYENDDYFWRAMVDILPLKELYRIATNKLIYKEYRKMIAKTIFTRAILLNYDNKKIEEYADLAGNLNPSIRELINEHISKDDYYKYISLLLKIPRLRPTVYLGFCQDPVNNHIVKFSEFDIDSHNPNDNNWWCRYDISSLKEEIFNVSFWEWEKIPRLEAKTSVGLRYYG, encoded by the coding sequence ATGAACAAGAATACTGCATTTGTAATCAGTTTATTGCTTATATTCTACTTTAGTAATATTGAAAATTTGATGTGTGATGAAATCAAGAGACCAAAGTTGATGTCAGAAAGGTTATTTACAGATTCATGGTGTATGCCATATAACGATTCAATATCATATGGATATTATTATAATAAATATAATAAACATAAAGAAGTATGGTCAAAATCATTAAATTATATAGGGATCCAAGGTAAAATATATACAGAAAATGTATCTTCAGCAGGCATATCTTTTAATTATAATCAGGCAATAAGAACTTTTCGGGAAATTTCTATAGAATATGGAGGGGAATCTCCATATTTAAAAATATGGGCGGCAAACCAAAATAGAGTATTTTCAGCATGTTCCTCTTCATCCAACCAATATAATCCGCCAATACGACCAAATTATAAATTATTACCTAAGCGAGCGCAAAGCGATTTTCTTTATCAACTTGGAAGCTGGCATTTTTATATTGGTGATTACAAAGAAGCATTGAAATATTATGAAGATCTTGAAAAGATGGCAGATGCTCCACAGCGGCCATTTGCTTCTTATATGACTATTCGTACTCTAGCATATATGGGGCATATTCCAGAAGCTTATAATAAAATAGAAAAAATTGTATCTGATCCTTCGCTACATTTAATTCATTATATTGCTAGAGATTACAGATTTATAATGATGAGTAGATTTATAATGATGGGTAATTCAGGTATATTATTTAGGCCATACGATTTTAACATTCCTCGTAATACAGTATTAACTCATCTGGATTGGCTTAATCAAATTATTCATTCGAATTTAAAAGAAATAGAAAAAACTGATCAAATGCTTATAGAAAAAAACAATGCTTTGCAGCAAATTGATACCTATTTTCCGCTATATGATCCAGATTCTAGAGCGGTAAATTGGTGGATAACTGCTGGTACCCCAAAAAGTATTAAGATGCAGGCGGTCAAAACCTTGGCTAGAAAAGATGACTTTATTGATTGGATGCAGGCCAAGTGGGCGTATAATATTTTTGATGTTGACTGGCTCTGGTCTCTCCATAAGAAAGATCATCCTTACTGGCAACAAAACAGGGATATTGTCCTTCACGCTCTGAAAAAATGGAAGACAACCAAGGATGGTGTTTGGCTGCAAGTTGCCATACAGCGTGTTCATCCTCATGATATGTTGGCCCAAGAGATAATGGCAGATGCCAAGCCATTGCTTCAATCTCCATGGGCAGAAGAAACGCAGGAATTTCAATCATGGTTTTTAAGTCTTTGGCAACATGTCATACGTATCCATTTGGCAAGAGGAGAAGCAGAAGAAATTAGTGCTTTGCTCAAAAAGCACTGGGATTATTTTGATAAAAAATGGAAGCAATATGGCGTATACTCCATTGAATTTAAGTCGGTTCTGAGCAATATATTCAGATGGTATATATATACCGGGAAATTTAACGAAGCGCGTTCATTTCTCGGAGATATTAAAAAGAAATTTCCTTATAGCTTTTATAGATGGGAAAGTATACTGGCCTTGAATATTGAAGAAGCGGAAAGTATCGCCTTATCTTCTCATAAGATATACCATTATTATTCAGATAATTATGAGAATGATGACTACTTTTGGCGGGCTATGGTTGATATATTACCGTTGAAAGAGCTATATCGTATAGCTACCAATAAGCTTATATATAAAGAATACAGAAAAATGATAGCAAAAACTATTTTTACCAGAGCAATTCTATTAAACTATGATAATAAAAAAATTGAGGAATATGCGGATTTGGCAGGCAACCTTAATCCATCGATTCGTGAATTGATAAATGAACATATTTCAAAAGATGATTATTATAAATATATATCGTTACTCTTAAAAATTCCCAGATTAAGGCCTACAGTATATTTGGGATTTTGTCAGGATCCTGTAAATAATCATATAGTAAAATTTTCAGAATTTGATATAGATTCCCATAATCCAAATGATAATAATTGGTGGTGTCGCTATGATATCTCCTCATTGAAAGAGGAAATTTTTAATGTCTCTTTCTGGGAATGGGAGAAAATCCCTCGCCTTGAGGCGAAGACTTCAGTAGGTTTGCGATACTATGGATGA
- the mltG gene encoding endolytic transglycosylase MltG, with amino-acid sequence MPDRELPADQKSEKTASDPELEAGSAEAAGVSDAASCGAGRQEGPELQAPSAMADAGGGPGLRKWRRSFAAVLLLVLGIAVFLGGWFWQFCRQPVGPGTEVTVLIPPGSGVRRIGALLADKGLVPDDIRYLVWLRLSGLSGRLKAGEYSFAPGMTAPQVLRKIARGEVLRHPVTIVEGLRLEQIAAVFAGGGWVDAQEFLRLCHDPAFLKSERVQAKSLEGYLFPDTYFMERGITEAQLLHRMVQRFRQVWGELPGAAAGQAGMSPHDTLILASIVEKESGRAAERPLIARVFLNRLGQGMPLQSDPTVIYGLGAAYTGKLRKADLRSPSSHNTYMLKGLPPGPICSPGRAALSAVLAPADSEALYFVSRNDGSHVFSNTLAEHNRAVQRYQKQGRRPPEQGGGVADGTPANTMSSDPEGGAEGRHMTAEGPTQGEGRAAGDTEKGPAAWPGKKADKPGKGKQVQGSGPDAPD; translated from the coding sequence ATGCCGGATAGGGAACTGCCAGCAGATCAGAAATCGGAAAAAACTGCTTCAGACCCGGAACTGGAAGCCGGGTCGGCAGAAGCGGCAGGCGTTTCGGACGCAGCGTCATGCGGTGCGGGGCGGCAGGAGGGGCCGGAGCTGCAGGCGCCTTCGGCGATGGCCGATGCGGGCGGCGGCCCAGGTCTTAGGAAATGGCGGCGCAGCTTCGCCGCTGTGCTCCTGCTCGTGCTGGGCATTGCCGTTTTTTTGGGCGGCTGGTTCTGGCAGTTCTGCCGTCAGCCGGTCGGCCCGGGTACGGAGGTCACGGTGCTGATTCCTCCGGGTTCGGGTGTGCGCCGGATCGGCGCGCTGCTGGCGGACAAGGGCCTTGTGCCGGACGACATCCGCTATCTGGTCTGGCTGCGCCTTTCCGGCCTGAGCGGGCGGCTCAAGGCCGGTGAATACAGCTTTGCCCCTGGCATGACTGCGCCCCAGGTGCTGCGCAAAATCGCGCGCGGCGAGGTGCTGCGCCATCCGGTCACCATCGTGGAGGGCCTCAGGCTGGAGCAGATCGCCGCGGTCTTTGCCGGCGGCGGCTGGGTGGATGCCCAGGAATTTCTGCGCCTCTGCCATGATCCGGCCTTCCTGAAGAGCGAGCGGGTGCAGGCCAAAAGCCTCGAGGGTTACCTCTTTCCAGATACCTATTTTATGGAGCGGGGCATAACGGAGGCGCAGTTGCTGCACCGCATGGTCCAGCGCTTCCGGCAGGTCTGGGGGGAGCTGCCCGGAGCCGCGGCCGGGCAGGCCGGCATGAGTCCGCACGATACGCTGATCCTGGCTTCGATAGTGGAAAAGGAGAGCGGCAGGGCAGCCGAGCGCCCGCTCATTGCCCGGGTTTTTCTGAACCGCCTCGGTCAGGGTATGCCGCTGCAATCCGACCCGACCGTCATCTACGGCCTGGGCGCGGCCTATACCGGCAAACTGCGCAAGGCCGACCTGCGCAGCCCTTCGAGTCATAACACCTATATGCTCAAGGGCCTGCCGCCCGGGCCGATTTGCAGCCCCGGCCGGGCCGCGCTGTCGGCCGTGCTGGCCCCTGCCGACTCGGAAGCCCTGTATTTTGTGTCCAGAAACGACGGCAGCCACGTGTTCTCGAACACCCTGGCCGAGCATAACCGGGCGGTGCAGCGCTATCAGAAGCAGGGGCGGCGCCCGCCGGAGCAGGGTGGTGGGGTTGCAGACGGCACCCCGGCCAACACCATGTCCTCTGATCCGGAGGGCGGGGCGGAGGGGCGGCACATGACGGCTGAAGGGCCGACACAGGGCGAAGGCAGGGCGGCAGGCGACACTGAAAAAGGGCCGGCGGCATGGCCCGGGAAAAAGGCCGACAAGCCGGGCAAGGGCAAACAGGTTCAGGGCAGCGGCCCTGATGCACCTGATTGA
- the lon gene encoding endopeptidase La gives MAEAPQDLEIPEVLPLMAVRDVVVFNYMIIPLFVGRDSSVEAVNEALSQQKLLMLVTQKDPTTDEPGPEDLYQVGMVVQIMRTLKLPDGRLKVLVQALSKARIKKTLQTKPCYRVELELVHEPELGEHSVKTEALMRAIREQMEKIMSLRGHLSADLMMVINNIEEPGRLADLVGANLRLKASEAQRILESIHPLERLQLVSELLNKELEVSTVQAKIQSDAKEEMSRSQREYFLREQIQALRRELGDEDDYSQEIEELARQLRKKRMPKYAKKEARKQLKRLEMMHPDASEANIIRTYIDWFLDLPWKQSSEDVLDLAQAAKVLDEDHHGLEEIKNRILEFLAVRKLNPDTKGPIICFAGPPGVGKTSLGQAIARAMGRKFYRLSLGGMRDEAEIRGHRRTYIGAMPGRILQGLKQVGTNNPVFMLDEIDKVGDDYRGDPSSALLEVLDPEQNATFSDHYMNLPFDLSKVMFITTANRVDTIPGPLHDRMEVIELSGYTLEEKMAIARKYLLPRQIEASGIRPSQIRMEDQILRRVVREYTHEAGVRNLERALGKVCRKIARRVAEGGKGPYSVSSAMLEKYLGPPKFLPESELDASGEPGLVVGLAWTELGGELLQIETSILPGKGKLLLTGQLGEVMKESAQAALSYCRSRAKELGVAPEYFDTVDIHIHVPAGAIPKDGPSAGITMTTALFSAISGKPVIKGLAMTGEVTLRGRVLPIGGLKEKALAALRAGITHILIPMENQKDLVEIPEELRDQLSFYPVQHMDEVIARAFGDASGAGAGKKPRKSRSKAGKSEPDTEERQND, from the coding sequence ATGGCGGAAGCGCCGCAGGACCTCGAAATCCCGGAAGTGCTGCCCCTGATGGCGGTGCGGGATGTGGTGGTCTTCAACTATATGATCATCCCGCTTTTTGTGGGGCGGGACAGCTCGGTCGAGGCGGTGAACGAGGCGCTTTCCCAGCAGAAACTCCTCATGCTGGTGACCCAGAAAGACCCGACTACAGATGAACCGGGCCCCGAAGACCTGTATCAGGTGGGCATGGTGGTGCAGATCATGCGCACTCTGAAGCTGCCGGACGGCCGGCTGAAGGTGCTGGTGCAGGCCCTGTCCAAGGCGCGCATCAAAAAGACGTTGCAGACCAAACCCTGCTACAGGGTGGAGCTGGAGCTGGTGCATGAGCCGGAACTGGGCGAACATTCGGTGAAAACCGAGGCTCTCATGCGCGCCATCCGCGAGCAGATGGAAAAGATCATGTCGCTCAGGGGCCATCTTTCGGCTGATCTGATGATGGTCATCAACAACATCGAGGAGCCGGGCCGGCTGGCCGATCTGGTTGGCGCGAACCTGCGTCTGAAGGCCTCGGAGGCCCAGAGGATTCTGGAAAGCATCCACCCGCTGGAGCGGCTGCAACTGGTCTCCGAACTGCTGAACAAGGAGCTGGAAGTCTCCACGGTGCAGGCGAAGATCCAGTCTGACGCCAAGGAGGAGATGTCCCGGAGCCAGCGGGAATACTTCCTGCGTGAACAGATCCAGGCCCTGCGCCGGGAGCTGGGCGACGAGGACGATTATTCGCAGGAAATCGAGGAGCTGGCGCGGCAGCTCCGCAAGAAGCGGATGCCCAAATACGCCAAGAAAGAGGCCAGGAAGCAGCTCAAGCGGCTGGAGATGATGCACCCGGACGCCTCGGAGGCCAATATCATCCGCACCTATATCGACTGGTTTCTGGATCTGCCATGGAAGCAGAGTTCGGAAGACGTGCTGGACCTGGCCCAGGCCGCAAAGGTGCTGGACGAAGACCACCACGGTCTGGAAGAGATCAAGAACCGCATCCTGGAATTTCTGGCCGTGCGCAAGCTGAATCCGGACACCAAGGGGCCGATCATCTGCTTTGCCGGTCCGCCGGGCGTGGGCAAAACCTCGTTGGGTCAGGCGATTGCCCGGGCCATGGGGCGGAAATTCTACCGCCTCTCCCTGGGCGGGATGCGCGACGAGGCCGAGATCCGCGGCCACCGCCGCACCTATATCGGCGCCATGCCGGGCCGCATTTTGCAGGGCCTGAAGCAGGTGGGCACCAACAATCCGGTCTTCATGCTGGATGAAATCGACAAAGTGGGCGACGACTACCGGGGCGATCCGTCCTCCGCGCTTTTGGAAGTGCTGGATCCGGAGCAGAACGCCACCTTTTCCGATCACTACATGAACCTGCCCTTTGATCTGTCCAAGGTCATGTTCATCACCACGGCCAACCGGGTGGACACGATCCCCGGGCCGCTGCACGACCGCATGGAGGTGATCGAGCTGTCCGGCTACACGCTGGAGGAAAAGATGGCGATCGCCCGCAAATACCTGCTGCCGCGCCAGATCGAGGCTTCGGGCATCAGGCCCAGCCAGATCAGGATGGAGGACCAGATTCTGCGCCGTGTGGTGCGCGAATACACCCACGAGGCTGGCGTGCGTAATCTGGAGCGCGCTTTGGGCAAGGTCTGCCGCAAGATCGCCCGCCGTGTGGCTGAAGGCGGCAAAGGGCCGTATTCAGTTTCCAGCGCCATGCTGGAGAAATACCTGGGGCCGCCCAAGTTCCTGCCGGAAAGCGAGCTGGATGCCAGCGGCGAGCCGGGTCTGGTCGTGGGCCTGGCGTGGACGGAGCTGGGCGGCGAGCTTTTGCAGATAGAGACCAGCATTCTGCCGGGCAAAGGCAAGCTGCTCCTGACCGGGCAGCTCGGCGAGGTGATGAAGGAATCCGCGCAGGCGGCGCTCAGCTACTGCCGCAGCCGGGCCAAAGAGCTGGGCGTGGCGCCGGAGTATTTCGATACTGTGGATATCCACATTCACGTGCCAGCCGGCGCCATTCCAAAGGACGGGCCCTCTGCGGGCATCACCATGACCACGGCGCTTTTTTCAGCCATCAGCGGCAAGCCGGTGATCAAGGGTCTGGCCATGACCGGCGAGGTCACGCTCCGCGGGCGGGTGCTGCCCATTGGCGGCCTGAAGGAGAAGGCTCTGGCCGCACTCAGGGCGGGTATTACCCATATTCTGATTCCCATGGAAAACCAGAAGGATCTGGTGGAGATTCCGGAGGAACTGCGGGATCAGTTGAGCTTTTACCCGGTGCAGCACATGGATGAGGTCATTGCCCGTGCCTTTGGCGATGCCTCCGGGGCCGGGGCCGGAAAAAAGCCGCGCAAGTCGCGGAGCAAAGCCGGAAAATCGGAGCCGGACACCGAGGAACGGCAAAACGATTGA